Proteins encoded in a region of the Triplophysa rosa linkage group LG6, Trosa_1v2, whole genome shotgun sequence genome:
- the abhd13 gene encoding protein ABHD13 produces the protein MEKPWRLWGVLEACLLTVCAWSWGACRVSLLALILTFHLYGGFILLGLILASVAGILYKFQDVLLYFPDQPSSSRLYVPMPTGIPHENVYIRTKDGVRLNLILLRYTGENPASAPTILYFHGNAGNIGHRVPNALLMLVNLKANVVLVDYRGYGKSDGEPSEEGLYQDAEATLDYIMTRPDIDKTKVVLFGRSLGGAVAIRLASGNPHRVAAIMVENTFLSIPHMAATLFSFFPMRYLPLWCYKNKFLSHRHVTLSRMPSLFISGLSDQLIPPVMMKQLYELSPSRTKRLAIFPEGTHNDTWQCQGYFTALEQFMKELLKSHAREETAQSSTNVTII, from the coding sequence ATGGAGAAGCCGTGGAGGTTATGGGGCGTACTGGAGGCATGTTTGCTGACCGTGTGCGCGTGGTCGTGGGGAGCATGCCGCGTTTCCCTGCTGGCCCTCATTCTGACCTTCCACCTGTACGGAGGCTTCATACTGCTGGGACTCATTTTAGCATCTGTGGCTGGAATCTTATACAAGTTCCAGGACGTGCTGCTCTACTTTCCTGATCAGCCCTCGTCTTCGCGCCTTTACGTTCCCATGCCGACGGGAATCCCGCATGAGAATGTCTACATCCGCACCAAAGACGGCGTGCGGCTCAACCTCATCCTGCTCCGTTACACTGGTGAAAACCCCGCCTCCGCACCCACCATTTTGTATTTCCATGGCAATGCAGGGAACATAGGCCACCGCGTGCCTAACGCGCTGCTCATGCTGGTCAATCTGAAGGCCAACGTGGTGCTGGTGGACTACAGAGGCTACGGAAAGAGCGATGGAGAACCTAGCGAGGAGGGACTTTACCAGGATGCCGAGGCCACTTTGGATTACATCATGACCCGGCCGGACATCGACAAGACGAAAGTGGTGTTGTTCGGTCGGTCGCTGGGGGGCGCGGTTGCCATACGTCTGGCTTCGGGCAACCCGCATCGAGTGGCCGCCATCATGGTGGAGAACACTTTCCTGAGCATCCCGCACATGGCGGCCACACTGTTCTCGTTCTTTCCCATGCGTTACCTGCCCCTCTGGTGCTACAAGAACAAGTTCCTGTCCCATAGACATGTGACGCTGTCCCGAATGCCGTCTCTCTTCATCTCCGGCTTATCAGACCAACTCATCCCGCCGGTAATGATGAAACAGCTGTACGAATTGTCTCCGTCTCGGACTAAACGCCTTGCCATCTTTCCGGAGGGTACGCATAATGACACCTGGCAGTGCCAGGGTTATTTCACCGCTCTGGAGCAGTTTATGAAGGAACTGCTCAAAAGCCATGCCAGAGAGGAGACGGCCCAGAGCTCGACTAACGTCACTATAATCTAA